The DNA window TtctataatttctatatttgagaagcttTCCAAATTTCTAATATGAATGCATTGTCCATAAAGTATGTCATTGTTAAGACcgtattaattatatggattcaaatttggtaatgtttgtgtcgatcaaatatactatattaataagaccgtattaattatatggattcaaatttggtaatgtttggtcgattataaaaaataaatgaaaaagaaattatcaaaaattcaaccaataagattaagagaattaatcCTACAAGCTCTCTATGAATGCCACCTAAgcaaaaatcactaaagtgacttctcttttaatgtataggAGGATGTTTTGTCGAATAAGCCTATACTATCTATCTATCTTTTTGTTTTCGTCAAAAGCCTATACTATCTTTCATTTAATAGAAATTGTCAACTTTCTAACATGTTTAGCTAAATTCGGTATGAATTACTTTGGTTTGGCTTACCTAAACTAGAATACAACCTTACATTTTAAGTTAATTAATGAATAAACATTTCTTGTTGCTATTGTAACTTTGAAGGTGGTCATATAAATCCGGCTGTGACGGTGGGACTGTTCTTAGCTAGAAAAGTGTCATTGGTGCGGACAGTGTTATACATTGTCGCTCAGTGCCTTGGTGCCATCTGCGGTTGCGGTCTTGTCAAAGCATTCCAAAGTTCTTACTACACCAGGTTCGATCATGTCTAAATACTCATGCACCGGCCAGTTAAACCGCCTAAATATCGATTTTTTTAACTAACTacaattttgttaattttactagaTATGGAGGTGGAGCCAACGAGCTTGCTGACGGCTACAACAAAGGTACCGGACTCGGTGCCGAGATCATCGGAACATTTGTCCTTGTCTACACCGTTTTCTCGGCCACCGATCCCAAGCGAAGTGCACGTGACTCTCACATTCCAGTTTTGGCGCCACTTCCCATTGGTTTTGCTGTCTTCATGGTTCACTTAGCCACCATTCCCATCACCGGAACCGGAATCAACCCGGCCCGTAGCTTCGGAGCCGCAGTTATCTACAACCAAGAAAAGGCCTGGGACGACCAAGTACGCCATTAACTTTTATATACATGGacacatttttcattttttaattagttcAAACATGTATTAACTGAAACTAATGatacttaattatatgtttttgatcATTTGAACAGTGGATATTCTGGGTGGGACCGATGATCGGAGCAGCAGCTGCTGCGTTATACCATCAGTTTGTTCTAAGAGCAGCTGGGATTAAATCTCTTGGCTCCTTTAGGAGCTCTgcttaatttaatttgtttgaaTTAAGCCACAAGTTAATCTTAAATCAAAATGATGATTACAACTATTAAGCGGAAGCTAcatgtatcttttttttaaattatatgatcTGGTTATTAAATTTCAAGGAATTTCCCATTGGTTGTGAATGTGGTTTTAATTAATGTTGCTTTAAGAGAAATCTCTTcgctttttttttatctttatattgCTGTTCCTTCAAGCTAACAACCTCTTCATGCATTCTTTGCCACCAACCTTCTATACCAAAAAAATCGAAACTAAATGAACAAACACCATGTGGACCTATTGTATAATCACTTACCATCgatcaaatataaaacaatGTAAAATATCAAGTTTAACAACAATAAAACTACAACTGTTTTGTCCTGTTAATTATTTAAGTACATATTGTCAACATTTGTATTAGAGGGAAACTATACTAAAAGAGTGaaattaacaaacaaacaaacaaaaaaacagcaTTAACCAAAATGGCTTTCATGACTTCTCTTCAGTCATTCAAAAAtaacttttcttcttttgttatttattgGGCAATCATACAAATTTGCACTACAAGCAACACCTCTCTTAAATCACTCCTATAAAACCCAAAAACACCACAcacaaactaaacaaaaatcaaaCGTTAACAAAGAttatagagaagaagaaaaaacatgaCATACCTAACTCACTCTTTGCTCTTCTCCTGTTGCTTGTCTCAACTTATATCTGTGGCCATTGCAGGAAGTAGACCTGCTCATGGTCCAGCTTATTCAAACCCATCTGCATTCTCTCCAGAAGCTTACGATTTCTTTCACTCAAAATCATCACTTCCTGACAACAATCCACCAAGAAACTCGCATTCTTTGCCATTTCTTTCACCTTCACCTTCACCTTCGGAGACATCTAATGTTGAAGCAGATACACAAGGTAGTAAAGTTTCATCAGACGAACACATAGGTGAGAGTAGCAGAGAAGAAGGACGAGGAGAAACTGTTGGAATAGTGTTAGGCATTTCTTTCACAGCTCTTCTTTTAATGGGAATTTACTTTGTGGTCAAGAAACGACTAGCTAATATAACTCGCACGATTGTAATCCACTCTGATGCTTGATCAAGAATATGTCATTGTCAAGTTATTGATTTTGCATGCAGAATGGTAGCAAAAGCGCAATAGACTTTGGTctggtttaatttaatattcCGTTTGAATTTGGTTCaacaaaaattagaaaaacatCTTGAAActatatatgaaaaattatataatattagatatttttgtaactaaatgTATTAGTTGCTATcagaaaaaaactttatttaggTTGAATTCAGTTACTAAATTTTGGTGAGAGTCCATTGAATCCGGTCGTATTTTAAGACTTGATTGGCAAAGCATTAGCATAAacattatatttcttattattcaatcaatatttattacaaaaacatttaaaaaagcATTTGCAAGATACTAATGTTCTACAAATTTTTGATATAGTATTTGCggttagaatatataaaaaattaaaaataattatttataattaatttgttttgatcaataatatagaaattacttttataataaaaaaactaaatttatattttaaaataaaaatttgcggttaaatatttttaactttaaaaaaaaacaatattttcatatttaaaatataatataatttatataattacacatattattcattattttaaatgaaaatatatatttatatattttatatataaaataaagatatatatatattatttagaaataaataaattatatgccATTTTCGTTGGTTCTGTAAATCTTTATTAAGCCTTTGGTTTAGCGTTATTGTTTTATGGCTTTGCTTACTATGTAATGGGTGCAGACGGTCATTTTGTTTAGTCTGCTTAGCTAGTTTTGTCTCTGCCAACATACTTCCTCTGGTCTCTGTCTTCACCAGAGAAAGTGCcccattaatttttttgacaGTGCAATCAAGAAGCAGGCGTGTCAAGTTATATATAGTAGGACTATTTGATTCGAAAAGATGGCTTAGGCTGGTTTACTAAGAGCATAAGTATTGATGAGATTCGGGGAGTCCCTTAAGGGGAGGGAGACCACGAAACATAGGGACGAGGaggaaagaaaagagaaaatctCTTAATTAAGGACATCTCTTACCGTATCCCgactaaaaaaagaaaaaaaaaaatcccttaACTTAGGGACTTCCTGAGTTCCACTGATAAAAATGTCCTAACATGAAGGTATATTTTCTCTTTGCAGTTTTTTGTTGTTTGCAATCACAAATGACTCTGAAAAGGTTCTTCCACAAGACATCAGAACCAGTAAGTTCTGCTTCTTGGCTGAAACGGTTATATGTTCTTGAAGTTCCATCTAAAACAGAGATGAGAGAATGTCTTCTTTTGTTGTGTGTGGAGATACAGATCGCACTATAGTTGCATTTTACAAGTCTATGAGGAAACACGCAACAATTCCGTTTAAACTGGAGAAACCTGCATCATCTGAGTCTCCTAAAGCTGTCCAGTCCAGACCAAAAGTAGATACCAAGGAAGGATGAGTTTTGATCCGAAACTAAGAAAAGTGTATGTCTTAGAGAAATACGTCATCGTGAGTTGTATGATCAGAGCTGTTTTAATGGACTAGAGAAAGATGAAGATAAGTAATCATAGTTTTGGAAATCCCAACTCttttgattttggtttcaaAGGTTAGCTTGTAGAACTGTTTGTCAAACACTGAAACAATGTCACACTAGTAGAAAGAGAGGAGCCATGTATAACTGCATACAGTGAATATATACAGGAACTGACCTCAAGGGAAAGAGACTACAGCTTCCAACAACACCAAAGCTTAAATCAGTCACATTAACTTAATTAAATTCCTAgtgctttttgtttttgttttcattaataGTTACATTTCTTCTTTGGTGTAGTTGCCAAAACTTTTATAATTAGTCAAAAGTCAACCATTAAAAGAAATAGAATTAATGGTTtcgagaaaaaagaaaagaaatagaatTAACTTTACGTAGGCGTCAACATTAGTTCATAGTGGTTACTTGCCTTACATTTCTGATAAATTATTGActctatatttctttcttttcacgTGCTTTctccatataaaatatatgtccCTTCATTAGCAGATAATCCAAAATTACTATTTGTAAATCTCCTAAGCGTTGACCGTTAGGTGCCAAAGCATTTCTCAACGTGTCACTCATGAAACTTTAAGTGGAAAACGAACTATTGACTTCCTGATATGTTGCTACGCTCCGCGTTTGGTTTTTATACACTTATGACGTGGTGAACCCTATAtattatctatctatctatatcttcttcaagagagagaaaaagacgAGGGAGGTTGAATTTCGAGATGATGAAGGTCAGTTTCATAATCATAGCTATGTTAATGGTAGGTACAGTATCCGGTAAGATATCAACTAAAAAAGTTTCACCAGCTCCAGCTCCAGCTTCAGCTCCATCTCCGGTTGAGCATTATTCATATCCGCGGCAGTCAGAAACCGGAATGCCTCCATCTCTTTCACCATCGGACTCTCCGACAACGATGCCTCCCGGTTACATTCACCAGCCACCGTCTCTGTCACCAGAAGAAAGTGATCTCAAATACAGTGATGGTAGTGGAACAGAGAGGGAAAGCTCATCCGGAGGTGGAAAGAAGGCCGGAATCGCGGTTGGAGCGATCGCAGCAGCGAGTATGGTTGGTCTGGGAGGGTACGTGTTGAAGAAACGGCGAGAGAACATTCGTCGATCACGATATGAATATGCCGCTACTGAGATCTTCTGAAGAGACAGAAACTTGCTCATGGAtgtggtttatatatatatatatatatatatgtatgtttgttATTACAATCTATTTGAAAACTGAATGTTTCTACTTATCTGGTAATTAAAGTTGATTAGTGATTATTATCTTGGATCCCATAATATAAATTGTTGCTAGGACTAAGCCCAACCAGGAGTTATATTATACGTTATCCTTTCAAAAagatactctctctctcttttataatataaaatgtttaaaaaaattttgttgttttaaaatataaaatgttttgatatttttaaggtactttaattttattgaaaattgggTAACCaatagtaattttctattttatttatgattgattattttatatttaattcatattatttaataatattgtatTCTAAAAAGTAAGTTTCTTAATTCTTGTGCATTCATGGAAAACATCTTacattatgaaacggagggaatatatgttttatacttttcataaattaaaaaaaaaagtattttaaattttgattagaaaTGCATTTTTatgtgattaattatttttcataaatttttagttaattaaaatgcaaaaacagaattaaaattttcaaatttaaaatttagtgttgttacctattaaaaatgtattgaaaacataaaaatgtatctttctaaaacaactttttttttccaaaaaaatgaatCAATGTGAAATATACAGACAAATGTTGACGTGTTTACAATAGAAATTGGTGGTACATAATGAAAACCAATATGCTAGAATATGAAACTTTAAAAAGATTACAATTTGTGGTGCCAAATCAAATAGAATACAATTCTAAAGGCAACTGAATACAAAGCTAAAGTAACATGAATACAATTTCCATGTCAAATACATTATTGTGtggcttttatattttttggaaaacatttatattaaaaattaatttaatttataattaaataaaatgattctTAAAtgaagttacaaaaaaaaagtatattctcAAAACGTGGGATAACTAAAATAGTTTAAtgccaaaaaagaaaagaaattagagCCAAAACGAGTTATTAGTATGTTCTCAAAACGTGGGATaaccaaaatagtttttttggttaaatctAGATTAATTTTGTATAAGTATATTTAATGGTTATATGTTGGTGTAGTGGTTtatgaattaaatttttatgatatttttttacaaaattgagacagaatttagagtttaagatcCTGTAGTTTTCTCATTCGTTCGCTTATCTTCGTTCTTCTTACCTGACAAGTGACAAAAGAATTTTGTTTCCAAGTATTTAGACTTTTTCTAGTTTCCAAAACGTGTTCATGTAGCAACCATTGTTGAAATTACCCGTTCAGCTATGCCTCGAGTAGTTGTGGCGCAACCACGTTTGGCTCTAATCTTACAAGGAACAGAGTCTTGTAGCTGCATGGAAACCATGTCCGAGGctgtagatgatgatgatgactttgGTAGACTCAAGTGATGCGACAGTAACTGCATTCGATTTCCAGACTCTCCGTTCGGTATAATACAATCAAAAACATCATTTCAATGCTCTCTATTTTTTAATGTCTAGTACTTCCAAGAACCAAAACAAACCGGTTTGGTAGTATTAAACCAGGTAGAGAACAGAGTACACCTGAAACAATATGCCGTCATCCTCTGTTTCTCTTTTCAGAGAGGACAAGTTATCAATGAAGCTGGCCGGATCATTCCAATTTGCTATATTGAAAACTACTTTCAGAGGCAATTTCAGGTATCTAAGAAAGCATTCCCAGAGAAGAAGGTGGCCTTGAAGAGAGACTGTTATGGCGTCTTAATTCATTGGAACTAGATGGACTCTCTTGGTCTTCTTCCTCACCAACGTAATCCATCAAACTCCTCACTGAACTAACCTATAAATATAGCAGAAACCATTAAAGAGAGTTTGGTGGGTCACAACTCACAAAGGGCCAAACTTTATGGTTTCTGCGCCTAACACAatgttcacttttttttttttgtagtgacaACTCCTGTCCATACAACACAACATGTAATAATTtccaacaaaagaaaatcaaacttATGAACTAAACCAAAGCTTTTCATGATTTAGTTTTAAACCATTACTAAAACAAGTTCATAGATAGTGAAAATACATCATTCATCCGACTTTTAAAACATAAGACATAGACAAGCAAACTGACtcaacaaacaacaacaaactgacctgaaaaacataaacaaactgACTCCATAAACAAATACATAAGCAGAAGCAGACTGACTCTATAGACATCATAGATTCTTATGACAACATATCTTTTATTAGTTTGTTCTTTAAAGCCAGTTCAATCTCACTAAGAGGCTCTTTTTTTCTAAGGAGAGTCTCCAACTTATGTTGCTTAGTAAGCTTCTCCTTCATTTCAAAGTAATGCTTCCTTATCTCAAACATCTCTTGGAACTTCTCCACAGGCTTTCTGCTGGTTGCTTCCATCTCTTTGGCCCTCCTTTGAGCCTTCAACCTTGCCTTTGCCTTCTTCACACCTTCAGGAC is part of the Raphanus sativus cultivar WK10039 unplaced genomic scaffold, ASM80110v3 Scaffold2111, whole genome shotgun sequence genome and encodes:
- the LOC130505231 gene encoding uncharacterized protein LOC130505231; amino-acid sequence: MTYLTHSLLFSCCLSQLISVAIAGSRPAHGPAYSNPSAFSPEAYDFFHSKSSLPDNNPPRNSHSLPFLSPSPSPSETSNVEADTQGSKVSSDEHIGESSREEGRGETVGIVLGISFTALLLMGIYFVVKKRLANITRTIVIHSDA
- the LOC130505229 gene encoding classical arabinogalactan protein 5-like; the protein is MMKVSFIIIAMLMVGTVSGKISTKKVSPAPAPASAPSPVEHYSYPRQSETGMPPSLSPSDSPTTMPPGYIHQPPSLSPEESDLKYSDGSGTERESSSGGGKKAGIAVGAIAAASMVGLGGYVLKKRRENIRRSRYEYAATEIF
- the LOC130505227 gene encoding probable aquaporin PIP2-4 — protein: CCYCNFEGGHINPAVTVGLFLARKVSLVRTVLYIVAQCLGAICGCGLVKAFQSSYYTRYGGGANELADGYNKGTGLGAEIIGTFVLVYTVFSATDPKRSARDSHIPVLAPLPIGFAVFMVHLATIPITGTGINPARSFGAAVIYNQEKAWDDQWIFWVGPMIGAAAAALYHQFVLRAAGIKSLGSFRSSA